From a region of the Zingiber officinale cultivar Zhangliang chromosome 4B, Zo_v1.1, whole genome shotgun sequence genome:
- the LOC121978772 gene encoding uncharacterized protein LOC121978772, translating into MNGMKAVKSAALGGYRSIGLFAGRAAVAAGLRASYPAIATVSVEGGPSMSICSLDKGSQEASPVSAVQKPWWEEEQEVVPLESLDPAPRLVFGPVPTLEEAKEATSDLAVTLKEMYPSLILSHSSTEVPHASFMFEAPVAVPSIPRHVAQAFELLQGNPQVQSVVASIAADKNVWAAVMNNPEVTEFYETHKSIIYPPESSCFVTEVPMADEDHKSSTTKPTKISQFMNLIHRAKEKMVEVVINISTFMQDFLDPKKAGNEQDKSFFNSSFGSSLMALAIATILEYKQARLGLVVIVSTSLAPLICCCCSSSSASSSSSSGVSGAL; encoded by the exons ATGAACGGAATGAAAGCCGTGAAGTCCGCGGCCCTTGGTGGCTACCGCTCGATCGGCTTGTTCGCAGGCCGTGCGGCTGTGGCGGCCGGCCTGAGGGCGAGCTATCCGGCCATCGCGACCGTATCCGTCGAGGGAGGACCGTCCATGTCCATTTGCTCTCTCGATAAGGGATCTCAGGAGGCGTCTCCTGTGTCGGCCGTTCAGAAGCCTTGGTGGGAGGAGGAGCAGGAGGTCGTCCCCCTCGAATCGCTGGATCCAGCCCCAAGGCTCGTCTTCGGGCCCGTTCCGACGCTGGAGGAGGCCAAGGAGGCGACTTCCGATCTGGCAGTTACCCTCAAGGA AATGTATCCTTCTCTGATTCTGAGTCATTCTTCCACTGAAGTTCCTCATGCGTCGTTCATGTTTGAAGCTCCAGTAGCTGTTCCATCTATTCCCAGACATGTTGCTCAAGCATTTGAATTGTTGCAAGGAAACCCTCAAGTCCAG AGTGTGGTAGCTTCAATTGCCGCTGACAAGAATGTTTGGGCTGCCGTAATGAACAACCCAGAAGTTACAGAATTCTACGAGACTCACAAGTCAA TCATCTACCCTCCTGAATCATCATGCTTTGTCACTGAGGTGCCCATGGCTGACGAAGATCACAAATCGTCTACTACCAAACCAACTAAAATTTCACAGTTCATGAACTTGATTCATAGGGCGAAAGAAAAAATGGTAGAAGTAGTGATCAACATATCCACCTTCATGCAGGATTTTCTTGATCCTAAAAAAGCTGGCAACGAGCAGGATAAGTCATTCTTCAACTCCAGTTTTGGATCATCTCTTATGGCTCTAGCAATTGCAACAATTCTG GAATATAAACAAGCTCGCCTCGGCCTCGTCGTCATCGTCTCCACCTCGCTCGCGCCGCTGATCTGCTGCTGCTGCTCCTCTtcctccgcctcctcctcctcctcctccggtgTCTCTGGCGCATTGTAG
- the LOC121977145 gene encoding calcium-binding protein KRP1-like, which yields MAARRQVVEFEDHLPLMAEKLGEEGLMEELCNGFRLLMDPARGLITFDSLKRNAALLGLSALADDDLRAMLREGDGDGDGALNQLEFCVLMLRLSPQIMDAPRRWLDDAFRRTFGSPAGFMS from the coding sequence ATGGCGGCGCGCCGGCAGGTAGTGGAGTTCGAGGACCACCTCCCTCTGATGGCGGAGAAGCTGGGCGAGGAGGGGCTCATGGAGGAGCTCTGCAACGGCTTCCGCCTCCTCATGGACCCCGCCCGAGGCCTCATCACCTTCGACAGTCTCAAGCGCAACGCCGCGCTGCTCGGACTCTCCGCCCTTGCGGACGACGACCTCCGCGCCATGCTCCGCGagggcgacggcgacggcgacggcgccCTTAACCAGTTGGAGTTCTGCGTCCTCATGCTCCGCCTCAGCCCCCAAATAATGGACGCCCCCCGACGCTGGCTGGACGACGCCTTCCGGCGAACCTTCGGCTCCCCCGCCGGATTCATGAGCTAG